A region of Gadus morhua chromosome 18, gadMor3.0, whole genome shotgun sequence DNA encodes the following proteins:
- the LOC115531110 gene encoding putative nuclease HARBI1 codes for MTSIVHVLRHRQRRYKPRQYVQRGNFIEQYSNDELYARFRFRREDILYICEILRPHLQRPTRRSHALTVEEQVLIALRFFACGSFYEVIADGLAVTKSTVGHVMHSVAAALAGLIHQYVRFPDTEEEITQTKRKFFSIARMPNTIGAIDCTHIHIQAPHEREWEFVNRKGRHSINVQLIGNADLKITNCVVRWPGSVHDARILRESHLYRRLQQTAPDGIPLGDSGYPLLRWLMTPFATVTCDPQQRYNNAHSATRGTIERINGVLKRRFACLNYLRVEPKQACNIISACIVLHNIAQLRRVPLNEDILDRPPLEAEVPQLQPPPPPHQADEPAGRAVRNAMVNLYFS; via the coding sequence ATGACATCCATAGTACATGTCCTGCGGCACCGTCAGAGACGATACAAGCCTCGTCAGTATGTCCAACGAGGTAATTTCATTGAGCAGTACTCAAATGATGAGCTTTATGCACGGTTTAGATTTCGAAGAGAAGatattttgtatatatgtgAAATTCTTCGCCCACATCTTCAACGTCCTACAAGAAGGAGTCATGCCTTAACTGTGGAGGAGCAGGTGCTTATTGCCCTACGTTTCTTTGCCTGCGGATCCTTCTATGAAGTCATTGCAGATGGCCTGGCTGTGACAAAGTCTACAGTGGGACACGTCATGCATTCAGTGGCAGCAGCCCTGGCTGGTCTAATTCACCAGTATGTGAGATTTCCAGATACTGAGGAAGAAATAACACAAACCAAGAGAAAATTCTTCTCAATTGCCAGGATGCCTAACACTATTGGTGCCATTGActgcacccacatacacattcaGGCACCCCATGAAAGAGAATGGGAATTTGTCAACAGAAAGGGACGGCATAGTATCAACGTGCAGCTCATAGGGAATGCTGACCTTAAAATAACCAACTGTGTTGTGAGATGGCCTGGTTCTGTACATGATGCACGGATTCTAAGAGAAAGTCATCTCTACAGAAGACTGCAACAAACTGCGCCGGATGGTATCCCCCTGGGTGACAGTGGCTACCCACTTCTACGGTGGCTTATGACCCCCTTTGCTACTGTCACATGTGACCCACAGCAGAGGTATAACAATGCACACAGCGCAACAAGGGGAACAATTGAGCGTATCAATGGTGTTTTAAAACGCAGATTTGCCTGCCTGAACTATCTTCGTGTGGAGCCGAAGCAGGCCTGCAATATAATATCTGCCTGCATTGTTCTTCATAACATTGCCCAATTGAGAAGAGTTCCTCTGAATGAAGACATCCTGGACAGACCACCACTTGAGGCAGAAGTACCACAGctgcagccaccaccaccaccacatcaagcCGATGAACCAGCAGGAAGAGCAGTTCGAAATGCCATGGTTAATTTGTATTTCTCTTGA